TTAATGCAGAGCCGATTTTTGAAACTTTTGAAGAAGTTCAAAATCCTGCTCTTACAGATGAAACTAAAAATCTTATTTCTCACGGGGAACTAAAAATCGGCGAAGAAACAATCATGTTTGCTGATGTTCCGCCTGCCTACACTTATAACTTTGGAAATAATATTGTCACAGCTTTCAGATCTTCTTCTCTAGAAGAAATAAAAGAAGTTTTTTCAAGGGAGTGTGCAAGAAAGTCTGTAAATTAAATCTGATATAATAAAAGATTTGTTTTTCATATATTGATTTATCTAT
The Sebaldella sp. S0638 DNA segment above includes these coding regions:
- a CDS encoding VOC family protein, yielding MAKITPYFLFNGNCRDAMEFYGKIFNAEPIFETFEEVQNPALTDETKNLISHGELKIGEETIMFADVPPAYTYNFGNNIVTAFRSSSLEEIKEVFSRECARKSVN